The DNA region ggcctcggccccgaggaagcgatggctggattctacgtcctcctcgtcggtaccgggaagttccggtgacatgcttcgtttgaaaaagtcaaagaagcatcgacaccggtctccttttttttagggtgggaaggggttggtggccaatgggggagtaaggggaggccatccccgattccttccggtggtcatctggtcatttcgggcacctttttgaggcttagtcatgaaaaaaatggaccaagtaaagtcagccaagtgctcatcagggacgcccttcttttttccattgtcagccaaggacgcccatctgttaagcacgccccagtcccgcctttgctatgcctccgacacaccactgggaactttggtcatccctgcgatggaaagcagttgagggcgcgcaaaatcggctttcgattatgctgatttgggcaaccctgagagaaggacgcccatctcccgatttgtgtcggaagatgggtgcccttctctttcgaaaataagcctgaaagtatttGAAAATAGCAGATCACTTTTATAGGCAAGTAATTTTGCCATCTTATTACCCATTGAGCATATCTGAAGGCTCTCATTGTATAAATTTCTTGCTGTATAATTTAATGCTATTTTGATTTACAAATGTATATGCCATATTTATAGATTAAAACTTGCTTAAAAGTATTGTGAATTTTGTtaggtttttgttttaaatgtaggattttaattatttgtttcatcttttgctattAATAATGTTGTTAATTTGTAGAGAACATCATGGAAACATTATGCAGCCCTCTGTCAAAGATAACAGTGGTAGTCATGGGTCCCCAATCAGTGGAAAGTTGGAAGGCATCTTCTTCAGTTGCAACACTGAGTTTAATACTGGCAAGCCTCCACAGGATTCACCTTATGGAAGATACAAAGTTGAGATTCCAGCTGAAAAACTGTTTAATCCAAACAGCAACTTATATTTTGGGGATTTTTATTGCATGTATACAGCCTATCATTATGTAATTCTGGTTATTGCTCCTGAGGGATCACCAGGGGATGAATTCTGCAAGCAACGTCTTCCTCAGCTAGACATAAGAGATAATAAATTTTTGACCTGTATTGAAGAAGATGGGGTTCTGGTGTTTCGCCATGCCCAAGATGTTATTTTGGAAGTCATTTATACTGACCCTGTGGATCTTTGTCTGGGTAAAGTTGCAGAAATTAGTGGTCATCAGCTAATGAGCTTGTCTACTGCAAATGCAAAGAAGGATCCCAGTTGCAAGACTTGCAACATTAGTGTTGGACGTTAATACTCCTACTAAATCATATAGGATCAATTGTTCATTTTGTTCAGACATTCTCTTCAGAAGCATGAAAAAATGCAGCTGCCACCAAAAGCAAACAGATTTTAAGACTCCTTAAAAGCATTTTAGgacatttgttttcctttttaaaaattttgtgaaGTAACTGCTGCTTCAAAATAGCATACATCCTATTTTCCGCTCTGGCAAACATTTAAATTAgatgctggattttttttttttgtgccaaacATAACAAAATCTATATAGATTGCATTAGCAAGGTAACAAGTAATTATGGCTTATTAAATGGTGTATAAATATGCATTCATTTTAATCTACTAAACAAAATATTGGGTTAACTAAGGACAGCATGAAAAGGTATAATTGGAGCATGACTTAAATCTGGAAGCCTAGAATGTCAGCACTTCCAATGTTGCTTGACAATGTTATGTTATTTATATTAACTTAACAGAAAATAAATACTGTTCAACATACtacaatagaaaaatatttttatttggacCGCTGTATAAAATATTTACAGTCATATAGAATATAGAGGACACATTTTAATAGCAATTGTATCGGTCATAAAGCATTTTCCCTTACGAAAGCTGTGGAGTGTAAATCTTCAAATAACTGTATTTGTTCCTATTACTTACATGACTTCAATTAAAACAGATTAACAAAAGGTTCTCATTCTGATTCGTAAGAAATCAGGCCAGCACACAGACATAAAAACAAATCTCAAAGATTACACTTTTTTCTCAATCAGTAAACAGTTTCAAAATGTGCACTTTAAAATCATGCAAAAACATTACATATAAACAGTAAAGGAAGATTTGTATGATAGACATTTACAAAATGAGAAGTATATCAAGACAGCAAAGAAGTTAGTGCGTGGTAGAAAATGGCACTTAAGCAATACCTTAAACATAGTCatataacttttatttttttaagttcaaGCATTCTTTTTTCATTATTTGGCACTCAAACAAAatacaagaacaaaaaaaaaaaatcaagaaaaaggaaaatacagCAGAAACATCTTATCCTTGCATATCATCACAAGATAGGTGATGTTTGAGTGGGGACCACGTTGTCAAGACAGTATTATATCTGGTAGTATGCAATGTGCTGGTCAATTCTAGCTTTTAGGTAAAGCAGACTGTATGCCATCACACATTATATTGAATAGTAGAATGATTTTTCCAATATTTAATAACAATCTTCAGTGCTAAAGCGAGTAAAACATCCAAGAGTGTACCACGAGACAAGGATAACTATGGTCGTGGAAGTGCTTCTCTAACAACAATGCAGAGAGGAAGGACCTCCTGAAATTTTAGCATATCCTTAATAGTCTGCCACATGGAGCGCCAATATATCCAAAGAGAGTAGCGCACTGGTACAACATATGAACCAAGGGTAACAACTTTCTTCTAAGATTGTACTATCTCTGCCTTTCGTTAAAACTGAAATACTCTATTGATTTCTGTCACTATATTTTTAAAGGATCATCGTAACAAAAAAATGTCATAACAACTACTGTCATTGAAGAAGCCCATGCGTATtatttttcatagtcttaccattTTATTAAATTAAAAACAGGCTGCATATCCTTATAGTGACAGACCATAAAGTAAGATATATTAAAAATCTATTCATGATGGCtcctttcagttaaaaaaaaacacctgatgATCATGGCcataatgtggggggggggggggggggggggtaatttcataacagcGTGCCTATTTCAAATATCTCAAAAagcacctgttttataaaggcaacaaatgcctatgtgcttttataaaacagACTCCTAGAATGTCCCCAGtggtgcacaaatttacacctactgtgaagatataaatatatatgtatgtgctATGCATATACCTGCATCTTTTATAAATATGACCACACGCCACTACTCTCTGTTCAAACTATGCCCTGGGAATGCCTAGGTGCCATATGTGTAAAACTTGGTGCAATCTTGCAGTGTCCCTATTTTGTATGTGCATATACCCCATGCAgtattttccacatgtaaaacatgcatTACAAGCAGAAATTTTTTATAAACTTACCCTGAATGGGTGCTTTCAGTATTTTCAAAGGTGCATGCTTCCAAATGGGCTTTACTTGATATTTCTACAGTCAAGCAATCTTGTAACTAACAGAACAGGCAAAATGCTAATTTCAGTACAGAAATATAGCACTCCATTTATAGTAAAGGCTGTATCTTAATCAGCTTTAGATCCTGATAAAATCTGTATCAGTAATCAGCCAAAACTTAATTTTCACATTTTGCTTCAAAATTCCA from Microcaecilia unicolor chromosome 5, aMicUni1.1, whole genome shotgun sequence includes:
- the PHYHIPL gene encoding phytanoyl-CoA hydroxylase-interacting protein-like isoform X1 — encoded protein: MEELPVPHNIRICNITCDSFKILWDMDSKSKDRITHYFIDLNKKENKNSNKFKHKDVPTKLVAKAVPLPMTVRGHWFLSPRTEYTVAVQTASKQVDGDYVVSEWSEIVEFCTADYSKVHLTQLLEKAEVIAGRMLKFSVFYRNQHKEYFDYIREHHGNIMQPSVKDNSGSHGSPISGKLEGIFFSCNTEFNTGKPPQDSPYGRYKVEIPAEKLFNPNSNLYFGDFYCMYTAYHYVILVIAPEGSPGDEFCKQRLPQLDIRDNKFLTCIEEDGVLVFRHAQDVILEVIYTDPVDLCLGKVAEISGHQLMSLSTANAKKDPSCKTCNISVGR